TTTCCCAAACGAAATAAAACAATTCCTATCTTAAAGGAAAATTTGAAAAGGTCGGAAAAAGAAGAATTAGAATTTCAAATTTGGTCTTCTAGTGGAGATGCTACCTATTGGCTGGCTCGTATTTATGAATCATATCATTTGAAAAGACAAGGACTTATTTCACAAGATATTCAAGTGCATTTGTTCTCTTCAGCAGCCTCCAATGGAATAGCTATTTCTTATACCAATGCAATGAGTACCAAACAGTTTCGTTTTTTATTTGACAAACTTAAAGAATCTATTTTAAAGTTGCCTTATCCTTACAAACTCTATACATCTGATAGAGCTCATTACGAACGAACCAATTATGTAGAGACGATAGAAAAGCATTATCTAAAACCTGTCTATGGAACAAATAAAGAAGTGGGAAACGAACTCAGAAGTGATGGTCAGTTGCCACAATTTTATGGAAATATTTTAATAGAATATATCCAAATAGATGGAGAGCCAAGTTTTATTCGTTTGTTGGCAAATATTTATTCAGACAGACTGTTTTTAGATGCTTTGCCTTTTGAAGAAATGATAAAGGCTATTTTGCAGAACTAGAGTACTATTAAATTTTTGAAATCTGTAAGAAAATGATACATTTGTAGTCCTCAAAAAGCAAAAATTAGCATATTAAATCCATCAAACCCTAAAAAGCTATCGCAAAAAAACTCTACAAAAATTAAATATTTTCTAGCCCTTCTAAAATCAATCTTAATCGGTAAAACTCTTATTTTTCCTTATTTTTGTAGTTATGACTAAAACAATAATAATTTTTTTCCTACTTGTTTTTACAAGTTTAGGAATCTATACAGATGCAGTTGGACAGTTATTAGTTTATCCAATTCAGCAAAACACAACAACACAGCAAAAAGCAAATAAAGCCAAGTCTGTAAGACTAAACAAGATATTTAAAATAGATAGTGTAGCCACAGACACGATTGTGTTGGAGCTACCTTTCTTTGAGGATTTTTCCACAACTCCTGTAGGTTCACCAGACACAACAAAATGGATGAAGGGTAGTGGTGTTTTTATAAACAATGGTATTGGTCTGAATCCACCAACAAAAAATGTAGCTACCTTTGATGGTGTGGCTGCCAATGGAGAACCGTACAATCAAGGTTTCCCTACCAGTCAAGGACTTGGAGATACGCTTACTTCGCAACGAATAGACTTAACTTCTACAGATACAGGAGATGGAGTGTTCTTCTCGTTTATGGTACAGGCTCGTGGAAATGCTGAAACTCCTGATACTACCGATTTTCTAAAGCTAGAATTTTTAGATAATGAAGGAAATTGGGAGCAAAAATGGGAAAAGCGTGGAGGTAGAATTGACACCAAGCGTTTTGAACATGTTATTTTGAGTGTAGATGAAGAAAAGTTTTTTCACGATAGTTTGCAGTTTCGTTTTACTTCTTTCAATCGCCTTTCAGGTGCATTTGATGTTTGGAATATAGATTATATTTACTTTAATAAAAGTAGAACTCCTTCTGATACTGTATTTTTAGATGTAGCTACTAGCAAAACTCCAACACATTTTATCAAGCCTTATTCGGCAGTTCCGTATAGTCATTTTTGGAGTGATACTACTCGTTATCTGACAGATTCTATTTTTTCTTCTGTAAATAACTTGGATGAGACATTCAATGTTATTTCTTATTTGTGTGAAGTTAGAAATGAAGAAACTCAGCAAATTTTGGGCTATTGGTATGGATTAGATTCAGATGCAGCCTCTTCTTCTGATTTAGTAGAAGGATTTGAAAGAGACGTAGAAATAGTGGCTATTCCTAATGCTAGTATTCTTCCACAAGGACAAGATTCTATGACAATTACGCATCAGTTTCAAGTCAATACAAGAGAACCCAATGAGAATTTTGGAGGAGTTTATACAAGAGACAATGATACAATTAGTCAGACTTCAACTTTCAAAGATTTTTATGCTTATGATGACGGAACAGCAGAGTTTGCAGCAGGAATAAATCAGCGTTTTGGTCAAATTGCTTATCAATATTATATCTCAGAGCCTGATGAGCTTACCCACATTGATATTTATTTTGCACGTATTGGCGCAAGTGTAGAAAATCAGACTTTCAATCTAAGAGTTTGGCAAAAAATTGATCTATCAAGGACAGATATTAAAGATTCAGTAATGCTGACTCAAAATGCTATTTTGAGATATTCAGAAGGAATAAATCAGTTCAATCGTATTGAGCTGTCTCGTAAGCTAAATGTTTCAGATACTATTTATATCGGTATTCAGCAACTGGGAGAAAATATGTTGCCAATTGGACTAGACACACAGACAGATTCTAAAAGTAAACTCTTTTTCAATGTACGTAATTACTGGGAACAAAATCAGTTTGTAGAGGGAAGTTTGATGTTACGACCTGTTTTTTCAAAAGAAGATATAGTTACAGGAATTGAAGATACAGAAGAAGAAAATGAATTTGAGTTGTGGCAACAAGGTTTGGTAGTGTATCCAAATCCAGCAAAAGACAAAATACGTTTTAGTAAAAATGTAGAACAAGTAGAAATTATGGATTTGACAGGAAAGCTAGTAGGAAAATATACACTCAATCCAAACTCTCTCTATAATGCTGATAAAGAAATTGTACTGCCAAGTTTTATGAAAAATGGAATGTATTTGGTAAAATGTCAGTATAAAAACTATATGACAGTTAAGAAATTAGTAGTACAGAAATAAATAGGACAACTGACTTATAATCAAAAAATTAGATACCAAGCAGCATTGAAAAATGCTGCTTTTTTTTATTTTATTCATTTAACTTTTTTTAATGTATGAAAAAGTAAAATCTAAGTTATATGACGTTAATAGTATTGCTCAGTATAAAATTTGGAATATTTTATGTTTGTAAAATAAAATTCTGTTTTGGGGTAGGGGTTGCAACTTGTTTTTTCGTTATGATTTATTAACTACTAAAAATGTTGATAGTATTACTTTTAAGTTAAAATTTTGAAAATTCAGAATTTATAATGTTTTTTTAGTTGATTTGTTAAAAT
Above is a genomic segment from Bernardetia sp. containing:
- a CDS encoding T9SS type A sorting domain-containing protein — its product is MTKTIIIFFLLVFTSLGIYTDAVGQLLVYPIQQNTTTQQKANKAKSVRLNKIFKIDSVATDTIVLELPFFEDFSTTPVGSPDTTKWMKGSGVFINNGIGLNPPTKNVATFDGVAANGEPYNQGFPTSQGLGDTLTSQRIDLTSTDTGDGVFFSFMVQARGNAETPDTTDFLKLEFLDNEGNWEQKWEKRGGRIDTKRFEHVILSVDEEKFFHDSLQFRFTSFNRLSGAFDVWNIDYIYFNKSRTPSDTVFLDVATSKTPTHFIKPYSAVPYSHFWSDTTRYLTDSIFSSVNNLDETFNVISYLCEVRNEETQQILGYWYGLDSDAASSSDLVEGFERDVEIVAIPNASILPQGQDSMTITHQFQVNTREPNENFGGVYTRDNDTISQTSTFKDFYAYDDGTAEFAAGINQRFGQIAYQYYISEPDELTHIDIYFARIGASVENQTFNLRVWQKIDLSRTDIKDSVMLTQNAILRYSEGINQFNRIELSRKLNVSDTIYIGIQQLGENMLPIGLDTQTDSKSKLFFNVRNYWEQNQFVEGSLMLRPVFSKEDIVTGIEDTEEENEFELWQQGLVVYPNPAKDKIRFSKNVEQVEIMDLTGKLVGKYTLNPNSLYNADKEIVLPSFMKNGMYLVKCQYKNYMTVKKLVVQK